The Vibrio astriarenae genome contains a region encoding:
- a CDS encoding adenine nucleotide alpha hydrolase — translation MKNVIISWSSGKDSTLTLERLLEDNNYNVVGLFTTYVDDTVPFQATPLTVVQAQADAIGLPLIRIPLPEIFPANDLYQSTIVGALKNSGLAIDAVAFGDMYCNGIADYRRSYIEPQGWECTLPLLGADTSALAKEVIQRGIETRLMTVDSSQLDSSFCGAVYDSKLIEALPKGVDPCGEDGEFHTLVTNAPCFRKSINVEMTVQENDGRFFYQRYKYIA, via the coding sequence ATGAAAAACGTAATCATTAGCTGGTCATCAGGCAAAGACTCCACTCTAACCCTTGAGCGGTTATTAGAGGACAATAACTATAATGTAGTCGGACTATTCACAACTTACGTGGATGATACTGTGCCTTTTCAAGCCACGCCTTTAACCGTTGTACAAGCTCAAGCCGATGCCATTGGGTTACCCCTAATCCGAATTCCCTTACCAGAGATCTTCCCTGCAAATGATCTCTATCAGTCAACGATTGTTGGAGCTTTAAAAAACAGCGGCCTTGCTATTGATGCCGTTGCCTTTGGTGATATGTATTGTAATGGCATAGCTGACTACAGAAGAAGTTACATAGAGCCCCAAGGCTGGGAATGCACTCTCCCCCTTCTTGGTGCGGATACTTCAGCGTTAGCGAAAGAGGTTATTCAAAGAGGGATTGAGACACGGCTTATGACGGTCGACAGTTCACAGCTAGATAGCTCATTTTGTGGCGCAGTTTACGATTCTAAATTAATTGAGGCATTACCTAAGGGGGTAGACCCTTGTGGTGAAGATGGTGAGTTTCATACCTTAGTAACCAACGCACCTTGCTTTCGCAAATCAATTAATGTGGAGATGACGGTGCAAGAAAATGATGGTCGCTTCTTCTATCAAAGATACAAGTATATTGCTTAA
- the murI gene encoding glutamate racemase, with protein MVASTTPSILIFDSGVGGLSVFDEIQDLLPQVNYYYLFDNEAYPYGELAHETLVERTTKLIEQFMRKHTIDLVVIACNTASTVALPALREFLSVPVVGVVPAIKPASTVATIGIGLIATPATVTRPYTHELIKDFAQDKPVELLGSTRLVEMAEHKLRSETIDLIELEQILFPLKDKVDVAVLGCTHFPLLKEEIQQVLGEAVLLVDSGNAIARRVKEILALVADSEVKGKREIFSSATPFSQRALEKTISKWGFATIQSSPLET; from the coding sequence GTGGTCGCTTCAACAACCCCATCCATATTGATATTCGACTCTGGTGTCGGTGGCTTGTCTGTGTTTGATGAGATTCAAGATCTTCTTCCACAAGTTAACTACTATTACCTATTCGATAATGAAGCATATCCCTATGGTGAATTAGCTCATGAAACGTTAGTCGAGCGCACGACAAAACTGATCGAGCAGTTTATGCGTAAGCATACGATCGATTTAGTTGTGATTGCGTGTAACACTGCCAGCACAGTGGCACTCCCTGCACTTAGAGAGTTTTTATCCGTTCCGGTGGTTGGGGTTGTTCCTGCAATCAAGCCTGCATCGACAGTTGCAACCATAGGAATTGGCTTAATTGCGACACCGGCAACGGTGACTCGACCATACACTCATGAGCTCATTAAAGACTTTGCGCAAGATAAGCCTGTCGAACTGCTAGGCTCAACTAGATTGGTTGAAATGGCAGAGCATAAACTTCGCTCCGAAACTATTGACCTTATTGAATTAGAGCAGATCTTGTTCCCTTTGAAGGATAAGGTAGATGTTGCAGTATTGGGCTGTACCCACTTCCCGCTCTTAAAAGAAGAAATCCAACAGGTGTTGGGAGAGGCTGTGTTGTTGGTTGACTCAGGAAACGCAATCGCCAGACGTGTTAAAGAGATTTTAGCGCTGGTGGCTGACAGTGAAGTAAAGGGTAAAAGAGAGATATTCTCTAGTGCCACTCCTTTTAGCCAGCGTGCACTAGAGAAAACGATATCAAAATGGGGATTTGCGACTATTCAGAGCTCTCCGCTTGAGACTTAG
- a CDS encoding RNA recognition motif domain-containing protein, producing the protein MNSNKFYFSLIAVAVVGGIATSLIPITPSLAFLLGVFLTALLINLVGPSTNSVDGTSEEEVDTTTLYVGNLPYKANEGHVRDLFADYGTVVNVRLMKDKRTRKRRGFGFVVVDSADADSMIEELNEHVYMERTLKVRVANEPKSQAESSE; encoded by the coding sequence ATGAATTCAAATAAGTTTTATTTTTCGCTGATCGCTGTCGCTGTCGTCGGTGGAATCGCTACTAGCCTGATTCCAATCACCCCTAGTCTTGCCTTTCTTCTTGGTGTTTTTCTGACTGCGCTGCTAATTAACTTAGTTGGCCCATCTACTAACTCAGTAGACGGTACTTCTGAAGAGGAAGTCGATACTACGACTCTTTATGTAGGTAACCTACCTTACAAAGCAAATGAAGGGCACGTGCGTGATTTGTTTGCTGACTACGGAACAGTCGTCAACGTACGTTTAATGAAAGATAAACGTACTCGCAAACGTCGTGGATTTGGTTTTGTTGTTGTCGACTCTGCCGACGCTGATTCGATGATTGAAGAACTCAACGAGCACGTTTATATGGAAAGGACCTTAAAAGTACGTGTGGCGAATGAACCTAAGTCTCAAGCGGAGAGCTCTGAATAG